A genome region from Pan troglodytes isolate AG18354 chromosome 3, NHGRI_mPanTro3-v2.0_pri, whole genome shotgun sequence includes the following:
- the HGFAC gene encoding hepatocyte growth factor activator, whose translation MGRWAWVPSPCPPPGLGPFLLLLLLLLLLPRGFQPQPGGNRTESPEPNATVTPAIPTILVTSVTSETPATSAPEAEGPQSGGLPPPPRAVPSSSSPQAQALTEDGRPCRFPFRYGGRMLHACTSEGSAHRKWCATTHNYDRDRAWGYCVEATPPPGGPAALDPCASGPCLNGGSCSSTQDPQSYHCSCPRAFTGKDCGTEKCFDETRYEYLEGGDRWARVRQGHVEQCECLGGQTWCEGTRHTACLSSPCLNGGTCHLIVATGTTVCACPPGFTGRLCNIEPDERCFLGNGTGYRGVASTSASGLSCLAWNSDLLYQELHVDSVGAAALLGLGPHAYCRNPDNDERPWCYVVKDSALSWEYCRLEACEYLTRVQLSADLLATLPEPASPGRQACGRRHKKRTFLRPRIIGGSSSLPGSHPWLAAIYIGDGFCAGSLVHTCWVVSAAHCFSHSPPRDSVSVVLGQHFFNRTTDVTQTFGIEKYIPYTLYSVFNPSDHDLVLIRLKKKGDRCATRSQFVQPICLPEPGSTFPAGHKCQIAGWGHLDENVSGYSSSLREALVPLVADHKCSSPEVYGADISPNMLCAGYFDCKSDACQGDSGGPLACEKNGVAYLYGIISWGDGCGRLHKPGVYTRVANYVDWINDRIRPPRQLVAPS comes from the exons ATGGGGCGCTGGGCCTgggtccccagcccctgccccccaccggggctgggccccttcctcctcctcctcctgctgctgctgctgctgccacggGGGTTCCAGCCCCAACCTGGCGGG AACCGTACGGAGTCCCCAGAACCTAATGCCACAGTGACCCCTGCGATCCCCACTATCCTGGTGACCTCTGTGACCTCTGAGACCCCAGCAACAAGTGCTCCAGAGGCAGAGGGACCCCAAAGTGGGGGACTCCCGCCCCCGCCCAGGGCAGTTCCCTCGAGCAGTAGCCCCCAGGCCCAAG caCTCACCGAGGACGGGAGGCCCTGCAGGTTCCCCTTCCGCTACGGGGGCCGCATGCTGCACGCCTGCACTTCGGAGGGCAGTGCACACAGGAAGTG GTGTGCCACAACTCACAACTACGACCGGGACAGGGCCTGGGGCTACTGTGTGGAGGCCACCCCGCCTCCAGGGGGCCCAG CTGCCCTGGATCCCTGTGCCTCCGGCCCCTGCCTCAATGGAGGCTCCTGCTCCAGTACCCAGGACCCCCAGTCCTATCACTGCAGCTGCCCCCGGGCCTTCACCGGCAAGGACTGCGGCACAG AGAAATGCTTTGATGAGACCCGCTACGAGTACCTGGAGGGGGGCGACCGCTGGGCCCGCGTGCGCCAGGGCCACGTGGAACAGTGCGAGTGCTTGGGGGGCCAGACCTGGTGCGAAGGCACCCGACATACAG CTTGTCTGAGCAGCCCTTGCCTGAACGGGGGCACCTGCCACCTGATCGTGGCCACCGGGACCACCGTGTGTGCCTGCCCACCAGGCTTCACTGGACGGCTCTGCAACATCG AGCCTGATGAGCGCTGCTTCTTGGGGAACGGCACTGGGTACCGTGGCGTGGCCAGCACCTCAGCCTCGGGCCTCAGctgcctggcctggaactccGATCTGCTCTACCAGGAGCTGCACGTGGACTCAGTGGGCGCCGCGGCCCTGCTGGGCCTGGGCCCCCATGCCTACTGCCG GAATCCGGACAATGACGAGAGGCCCTGGTGCTACGTGGTGAAGGACAGCGCGCTCTCCTGGGAGTACTGCCGCCTGGAGGCCTGCG AATACCTCACCAGAGTCCAACTGTCAGCGGATCTCCTGGCGACCCTGCCTGAGCCAGCCTCCCCGGGGCGCCAGGCCTGCGGCAGGAGGCACAAGAAGAGGACGTTCCTGCGGCCACGTATCATCGGCGGCTCCTCCTCGCTGCCCGGCTCGCACCCCTGGCTGGCCGCCATCTACATCGGGGACGGCTTCTGTGCCGGGAGCCTGGTCCACACCTGCTGGGTGGTGTCGGCCGCCCACTGCTTCTCCCACAG CCCCCCCAGGGACAGTGTCTCCGTGGTGCTGGGCCAGCACTTCTTCAACCGCACAACGGACGTGACGCAGACCTTTGGCATCGAGAAGTACATCCCGTACACCCTGTACTCGGTGTTCAACCCCAGCGACCACGACCTCG TCCTGATCCGGCTGAAGAAGAAAGGGGACCGCTGTGCCACACGCTCGCAGTTCGTGCAGCCCATCTGCCTGCCCGAGCCCGGCAGCACCTTCCCTGCAGGACACAAGTGCCAGATTGCGGGCTGGGGCCACTTGGACGAGA ACGTGAGCGGCTACTCCAGCTCCCTGCGGGAGGCCCTGGTCCCCCTGGTCGCCGACCACAAGTGCAGCAGCCCTGAGGTCTACGGCGCCGACATCAGCCCCAACATGCTCTGTGCCGGCTACTTCGACTGCAAGTCCGACGCCTGCCAG GGGGACTCAGGGGGGCCCCTGGCCTGCGAGAAGAACGGCGTGGCTTACCTCTACGGCATCATCAGCTGGGGTGACGGCTGCGGGCGGCTCCACAAGCCGGGGGTCTACACCCGCGTGGCCAACTATGTGGACTGGATCAACGACCGGATACGGCCTCCCAGGCAGCTTGTGGCTCCCTCCTGA